CTGGCGCACCACCGGCGACATCGGCGACAGCTGGTCCTCGATGATCAACATCGCGCACACCAACCAGGGACTCGCGCAGTACGCCGGGCCCGGCCACTGGAACGACCCCGACATGCTGGAGGTCGGCAACGGCGGGATGACGGCCGCCGAGTACCGGACCCACTTCAGCCTCTGGTCGATGATGGCCGCGCCGCTCCTCATCGGCAGTGATCTGCGCACGGCGAGCGCCGAGACCTTCGCCGTCCTGTCCAACCCCGATGTCATCGCGCTCGACCAGGACCCGCTCGGGCGGCAGGGCACCGTGGTCTCCGCCAACGGCGGCCTGGTGGTCATGGTCAAGGAACTCCAGAACGGCGACCGGGCCGTGTCCCTGACCAACGAGACGGGATCCACCGCCACGGTCTCCACCACCATGGACGCCCTCGGCATCGGCGGGCGCGCCCCGTACGCCCTCAAGGACCTGTGGAGCAAGGCGACTTCGACCACCGGCGGCCCCGCGCTGAGCGCCTCCGTCGGCGCGCACGCCACCACCGTCTTCCGGATCACCCCCGGCGCCCTCCCCCTCCCGCCCGCCGGCACCTCGGCGCTCTCCGACCTGTCGTGGACCAGCGCGTCCAACGGCTGGGGCCCGGTGGAGAAGGACCGCAGCAACGGCGAGCAGGCCGCCGGTGACGGCCGCACGCTGACCGTGGGCGGAGTGACGTACGCCAAGGGCCTGGGCGCCCACGCGGCCAGCACCGTGACCTACCACCTGGGCGGCCGGTGCAGCACGCTCAGCGTGAACGTGGGCGTCGACGACGAGAAGAGCAGCTACGGCTCGGTGGTCTTCCAGATCTACCGGGACTCCGTCAAGGCCGCCGACAGCGGTCTGCTCACCACGGCGGACACCGCCCGCACACTGACCGCCGACCTCACCGGCGGCCAGACGCTGAAGCTCGTCGTGACCGACGGCGGCAACGGCATCAACTCCGATCACGCGGACTGGGCCACCCCCCGGCTCACCTGCAGCTGACCATCCCTGGTCACCACCGTCTCCGCCGTCACCACCATCACCACCGTCTCCACCTCGACACGGGAGTCCTCTCGCATGCACCCTTCCTCCCCCCTCCGTTCGCTGCGCCGCGCCGCGGCCCTGAGCGGCGTGCTCGCGCTGGCGCTCACCCTGGGCGCCTGCTCCTCCGGCAAGCCCTCCGGCGGCGGGGGCGGGAAGGGGCCGGCCGACGGCCCGTTGTCCATCGCCTACCTGCAGAAGCAGGGAGACCAGGAGTACTTCGTCTCCGAGGCAGCGGGCGCGCAGCGCAAGGCCGACGAACTCGGCATCAAACTGCGGGTGGTCAACCTCGGCAACGACGCGTCCAAGACCATCACGGAGGTGAAGTCGGCGGCCGCGCAGAAGAACCAGGGCATCATCATCGTGGTTCCGGAATCGGCCGTCGGGCCGCAGGTCGTCGCGGAGGCGAAGAACGCCGGTATCGCGCTGCTCACTTCGGACGACCAGGTCTGCGCGAACGGTCCGAAGCCCGCCGACTGCGACGAGGCGAACCTGGTACCCCGGGTGGGCTTCTCCGGTCTCCAGATGGGCAACGAGGTCGGCAAGCGGGCCGCCGCCGAGTTCCTGAAGGCGGGCTGGAGCGCGGCGGACACCCGGATCATCTACGCCTGGAAGCAGGACACCACCGTCTGCACCGACCGGGTCAACGGCGCCAAGGCGGCGTGGAAGGAGGCGGGCGGCCCCGAGGTCCAGGCCATCGAGGTCGGTACGGACAACACCCCGGCGGGCGCGCAGGCGAAGGTCGAGGCCACGGTGACCGCCAACCAGGGCGTCAAGCACTGGGTGGTCATGGGCTGCAACGACGAGAACGTCTCGGGCGGGGTCAAGGGCCTGGGCAACGCCGGGGTGAAGGGCGCGGACATCGTCGGCATCGGCCTCGGCGCCTATCTGGCCTGCAAGGACTGGCAGGCCGGCGCCGACAACGGCATGAAGGCCGCGCTCTACATCCCCGGTGACGAGGTCGGCAAGCTCGCCGTGCAGGCCATGTACGACAAGCTCAAGAACGGCAAGGAGTTCGCCCCGGAGTCCTTCGCACCGACCAGGATGGTCGACGCGGGCACCTGGAAAGACGCCGGGTTCGGCTGCAAATGAGTGACGCCGGACTGAGTGGCGCCGAAATGAGTGGCGCCCCTGTGCACGAGAACGCGGGCGGGGGCGGGGGCGCGGGCGAGGCCGGGCTGCGCGTCACCGGACTCGTCAAGAGCTACGGCGCCGTGCGGGCCCTGCTCGGCGTGAGCCTGGACTTCCCGGCGGGCACCGTCACCGCCCTGATGGGCGAGAACGGCGCGGGCAAGTCCACCCTGCTCAAGATCGTCTGCGGTGACCAGGGCGCCGACTCCGGCACCGTGGGGCTCGACGGCGTCCCGCTGCGCCTGCACTCCCCCGCCGACGCCCGGGCCGCCGGGATCCGGCTCATCCCGCAGGAGCCGGAGATCGTCCCGCACCTCAGCGTCGCCGAGAACGTCTACCTCGGCGCCCTGCCGACCCGGGCCGGGCGCCGCTTCGACCGCACCGGCCTGCGCCGCCGCCTCGAAGCGGACCTGCTGCGGATCGGCTTCGCCGAGGTCCTCGACGCCGACACCCTCGGCGCCGATCTCACCGCGGCGCAGCGCCAGTTGGTGGAGATCCTGCGGGCGCTGACCGGGCGGGCCAAGGTCATCGCCTTCGACGAACCGACCTCCTCCCTGTCGGAGCACGAGGTGGCGGCCCTGTTCGCACTCATCCGCCGGCTGCGCGCGGACGGCCTGGCGGTCGTGTACGTGTCCCACCGGATGCGGGAGATCTTCCAGCTCGCCGACCGGGTCGCCGTACTGCGCGACGGCGCGCTGGTCGGCGTACGGGACGCGGCGGACACGGACGAGGGCGAGATCGTACGGATGATGGTGGGCCGGAACCTGTCCGCCCTCTTCGCCCGCGCGCACGTGGCCACCGACCGGGTCGTCCTCGACGTCCGGGACGTGCGCACCGACGACGTGAGCGGGATCAGCCTGCGGGTCCGGGCCGGGGAGGTCGTGGCCCTCGCGGGGCTCGTCGGCGCCGGACGCTCCGAACTGGCCCGGGCCCTGGTCGGTGACCTCCCGCTGCGCGGTGGCTCGGTCGCGGTCGACGGCCGCGCCCTGCGGCTGCGCCGCCCCTCCGACGCCGTGCGCGCCGGGATCGGCCTGGCCCCCGAGGAGCGCAAGGCGCAGGCGCTGTTCATGGACCGGTCGGTCCGGGACAACACCACGCTGGTGATGCTGGGGCGGCTCAGCCGCCTGCGGTTCGTCCGGCGGGGTTCGGAGCGGCGCCTCGCCCGGGAGTTCACCGACCGGCTGCGGGTGCGCGCGCCCTCCATCGAGCACGAGGTACGGGGGCTCTCGGGCGGCAACCAGCAGAAGGTGGTGCTCGCCCGCTGGCTGGCGCGGCGGCCGAAGGTCCTGATCCTCGACGAACCGACCCGCGGGATCGACGTCGGGGCCAAGGCCGAGATCTACCGGATCATCGCGGACCTCGCCGAGGCCGGGGTGGCACTGCTGGTGATCTCCTCCGAGCTGCCCGAGGTACTGGGCCTGGCGGACCGGGTGCTGGTCATGCAAGGAGGAAGGATCACTGGCGAGTTGAGCCGGTCCGAGGCCACGGAGGAACGGATCCTCGCGCTGGCCATGGCCGATGACCTGACCCCGGGCGACGGCCCGCACGACCCTACGCACGACCGCAGGCACGACGACCGTACGCACGACAGCGAGGGCCGGACATGACGACGAAAGCGATGCGCCCCGAGGGCCAGGAGCATGACCAGGACCAGGACCAGCACCGGATGTCCACGGCCCCGCGGAGCCGCGCGGCGGCCTGGCTCGGCGCGGTCGGCGGCCAGAACGTCGGCCTCATCGGCGGTCTGATCCTGGTGACGGCCCTCTTCGGCTCACTCAACTCCGCCTACCTCACCTGGGCCAACATCAAGGTGATCGGCGACGCGGTGACCATCTCGGGCCTGCTGGCCCTGGTGCAGACGGTCGTCATCATCTGCGGCGCGCTCGACATCTCCGTCGGGTCCCAGGTCGGTGTCGCCTCCGTCGTCTCCGCGATGGTGTTCACCTCGACCGGTTCCAACGCGCTGCTCGGCATCGCCGCGGCGCTCGGCGTCGGCCTGCTCGCCGGTCTGGTCAACGGCGCGGTGATCGTCTACGGGCGGATCAACCCGGTCATCGCCACGCTGGCGACGCTGGCCGTGTACAAGGGGGTCGCCCAGCTCCTCTCGAAGGGCGCGGCGCAGGGCTACGTCAGCAACGACGACGTCTTCGTCTTCCTCGCGAACGGGGCGATCGCCGGGGTACCCGTACTGCTGTGGGTGCTCGCCCTGGTGACCGTCTGCATCCACCTGCTGCTGAAGTACACGGACATCGGCCGCAACGTCTACGCGATCGGCGGCAACGACACGGCGGCGCGGCTGGCCGGGATCCACATCAACAAGTACCTGATCGCGGTCTACGGCCTGGCCGGGGTCGTGGCCGCGGTCGCCGGGGTGCTGCTGACCGCCCGTACCGGCTTCGGCCACCCGGTCTCGGGCAGCGAGGGCCTGGAGCTGAAGGCGATCACCGCGGCCGCCCTCGGCGGCTGCCTGCTGACCGGCGGCCGCGGCGGTGTCGGCGGCACCCTGCTGGCGATCACCCTGCTGGGAGCCCTCGACAACGGCCTGACCGTCGAGGGCGTCAACCCGTTCTGGCAGAACGTCGCCCAGGGCACCCTGCTGGTCGCGGCCGTGGTCATCCAGAAACGCCGCACGGGCGAACGCGCCGTGGGCCTGCCGACGTAGCCGGGACCCGACCCAGGCCCCGTACCCCGCGTACGGTTCACGGCGCCACCGCTCCGCCCGGACTGTTGCCCGGCGTGGGGCTACCAGATCTGGGCGACCCATTCCGGGTGGTCGATGAACGGGTTGCGGTTGTGCTGGTAGGTGTCGTATATGACCTGGTTGCGGTGCTGTTCGAAGGCGTCCGGCGGGTCCTGCTGGCTCCACTGCTTCAGGACGCTGATGCGGCCGATCGCGGGGGCCGTGCCGTTGTTGACCTGGTCGTTGAGCTCAAGGTCGGCGAAGCCGTCGCCGCCGTCGTAGCGGACCGCCATGTAGAGCAGCATCCGCGCCACGTCGCCCTTGACGGCGTCGCGCGGTTCGAAGGAGTCGGAGTCCGTGAAGCTGCCCGGGGCCTCGGCGACCGGGCTGCCGCCCTTGTCGAAGTCCTTGTTGCCGCGGGTGCTGTTGACCGTGACGTCCTCGGGCCGCAGGTGGTGCAGGTCGGTGCCGGGGCCCGTGGCGGTGCCGAAGTCGCCGTGGCTCTTGGCCCAGACGTGCTCGCGGTTCCAGTCGTTGGCGCCGCCGCCGTTCGTGGACTTGGACTGGGAGCGGCCCGAGTACACCAGGATCACGTTGTTGTGGTTGGCGGGGTCCTCGTCCGTCACCTTCAGGGCGTTCCACACCTGGTCATAGGTGATCTTGGACTGGACCTTGATGATCTCGTGGAGCGCGCTCTTGAGCGCGGGGCCGGTCTTGCCCTCGGCGGCGGCGTAGTACGCGTCCACCGAGACGGAGCCCGCGAGGGGCGCGGTGACGGGCGCCGCCTGGGCGGGCGGCTGACCCGCGGAGGCGTGCGCCGGGGCGAACAGCAGGGCCGTCGCCGCGAGACCCGCGGTCAACGGCGCAAGGCGCGAGATTCTGATCACGTGGGGGGACCTCTCCACACGCACCGCTCCCGCCCGGGGAATTGGCGGGACATCAGGTGGCAGAGCGAGGTTCACATTGTCATGTGCCGAACAGATGAAGAACACATGTCGGGAGCCTGGACCTTGCCGATGGACCCCGATGGACCCGCCGGTCGGGTGACGCCCTCTTGGCAGAATCCCGCCGCGCGGGCACGGTGACCATGGCCCACCCGGGCCATGTCCGTGAACAGCCCCACCAGGAGCAGCCCATGGCAGTGAAGATCCTCATCGTGACCGGCGACGCGGCGGAGTCACTGGAAGTCATCTACCCCTACCAGCGCCTGCGCGAGGAGGGCTACGACGTGGTCGTCGCGGCCCCCTCGCGCAAGCAACTCCGCTTCGTCGTACACGACTTCGAGGAGGGCTTCGACACCTACACGGAGAAGCCCGGCTATTCCTGGCCGGCCGACCTCGCCTTCTCCGAGGTCGACCCGCAGGAGTACGCCGCCCTGGTCATCCCGGGCGGGCGGGCACCGGAGTACCTGCGCAACGACCCCGAGGTGCAGCGGATCGTGGCCGCCTTCACCGGCACGGACCGGCCGATCGCCCAGATCTGCCACGGTCCGCTGATCACCGCGGTCGGCGGCGGGCTGACGGACCGCAGGGTGACCGCCTATCCGGCGCTGGCCCCCGACATGGCGGCCGCGGGCGCCACCTTCGAGGATTCCGAGGCCGTCGTGGACGGCACCCTGGTCTCCGCCCGGGCCTGGCCCGACCACTCCGCGTGGATGCGGGAGTTCCTCACCGTGCTGCGCGGCAAGGCCCCGCTGGCCTGACCCCGCCGACCGGCCCTGCCGTCCGGTCCCTGCGGGTCGTCCGTCAGGCCTGTGCGGGTACGTCGCCCAGCGCGCGGCGGCGTACCCGCAGGGCCACCACCCCCGCACCCGCGACGGCCGCCGCCGCGCCCACGAGCGTCAGCAGCCACACCGGGATGCCGTCGCCGACCGTCAGGAGCCGGTCCTCGTAGACCACCGGGCGGTAGGGAGTGTCGGCGGCGGTCGCCCGCAGTTCGTGATCGCCCTCGATCCGGGCGGGCTGCGGGAACTGCTGCTCGATGGCGGTCAGGAACACCGGTTTGCCTTCGGTCAGTTGGGCCACCGCGTCGTGCACGCCCGCGGCCTTCGGGTCGATCCGGCCCGCGAACGTCACCTCGGGGGCGCCCCCGCCGATGGCCGAGCGGGGCTCCATCCGGTGGTCCGCGAGGACGTACAGGCCGAGGGACTGCGGGGTCTTCGCCAGCCGGGACAGCCGCATCGGATAGACCAGCCGGTCGCTGGCGAAGCGGATGCGCAGCGGATCCAGGTCACCGGCGAGGGTCCGGCCCGGATCCTTGGGCGCGAGCCGCACCGCCACGTACTCCCACTTCTGGTCGACGTACGGCTTCAGTTCGGTCGCGAGGCCGTCGGGCAGCTCGAAGCCGTTGTCCCTCAGCCACCCGCGCAGTGCCTGCGGGTCGGTCGCCGTCAGCCGCGCGACATCGAAGTCGCCGAGCTGTTCGCGCCCGACGACACCGACCCGCGGCGCCCCCGCGGGGGGCGCGCCGCCCACCCGGGCCCCGTCCCCCGAGCGGAAGGGCCAGTCACGGTCCCGGGGCCAGAAGTAGCTCCGGGTCCGGTACTCGGGCCGGGTCAGCTCGGCCAGGTCGACGAACAGGTCGGGATTGCCCAGCTCCACGGTCGCCCGCCCGGGCACCGGCATGATCCAGGCCGCCCGGTGCGCGTCCCCGCTGACGCTGAACCGCATCACGATCTGCTCCGTGGCGCCGTCCCAGCGCACCACGGAGCTCTCCCGGCCGACCCCGATCCGGGACCGGCCGTCGGGGATCATCGCGCCGCAACCGCAGGCGTAGGCCGGGCTGATGAGCGAGCCGAGCTGGGTCGCGAGCAGGGCGAGCAGCACGGCGAGAATTCTTCGTTTCCTCCACACGGGGTCTCAGACGGCAACCACCGTGATCCGGTTCCGGTTCCGGTCGCGCGTCGCCGCGAGGCGGGCGGCGAAGCCGGTGGGGCCGGGGCCGACCTAGCCGGCGGGACCTTCCGGAGCGGTCGGGGGCGAGACCGCCCTGACGGTCGCGGCGCACGGCGCGCGGCACACCATGAAGTCGGCCCGCCCCAGCTCGTCCGCCACCTCACGGGCCAGCCGGACCAGGTCCTCGCCGCCCGGACCGGACAGCGTCCACACAACGACCCGCCCCGCCCCGGCCGTTGCCGATCCGGCCGGGGGCGGGACGGCGGCGAAGCGGGCCCGGATGTCCGCCTCGGCAGTCGCGGCGCGGGCCACGACCAGGGACTCGTAGCGCACCGGGGCCGTGTCCACGGCGCTCGCGGTCAGGGTCTCGCCGTCGATCAGCAGCTCGGTGTAGCCGCGCCCGCCGTTCTCGGCGGGGCCGCGCGCGTGCGTGTTGCCCGGATACACGGCGAGGAAACCGCGCGCGGGCACCAGCCGATGGTGGACGTGCCCCAGGGCCCAGTAGTCGTATCCCGCGGTCGCCAGCGTCCGCACGTCGGTCGGGGCACACGTCTTGCGGCTCCAGGCACCGTGCAGGCTGGTGTGCAGCAAGCCGATGTTGGCGAGTCCCGGGATCCGGCGCGGATAGTCCGCCGCGAGGTCGCGGAGGTCATCGGCCTCCGCGATCGACTGGCCGTGCACGGCGGTCCCGAGGTGTTCCCAGTGGACGGTCTCCGGGGCGTGGGCGCCCAGCCAGCGCACGGAGGGCGGCAGGTGCAGTTTCTGCGGCAGCGGCGATTCCGCGTCGTGGTTGCCGGAGACGACGACGGTCACGAGCCCCTCGTCGTGGAAGCGGCCGAGCACGTCCTGAAAGGCCGTCAGGGCGGCGGCGTCGGCGTGATGCCGGTCGAAGACGTCCCCGGCGACGAGGACCCCGTCGTAACGGCCGTCGGCGACCCGGCCCACGAGCGCGTCCAGGGCATCGTACGGAGCCTGCTCGGGGTCGATGGCGGGGGCGCCCGGATGGTCATCGAGCCCACGCAGCGGCGAGCCGATGTGCAGATCGGCAAGGTGGGCCAGCCGTATTCGCCCCGGGGCGGGGGGCACGGGAGCAGGGGCTTCGCCTCCGCCCTCGGCTCCGCTTCCGGGCCCGTCCGATCCGACCGAAACACGTCTGCCCGGGTTGACGTGTGGGTGCGGGTGCCCGGGGAGCGGTCGGTCCGGGAACGGCGGCGCGCCCGCCTCGGGCGGCTCTGCTGCGCGCGGCAGGACGGGGCCCGTACGTCCTGCGGGCTGCTCCGCGCGTCCTGCGTCCCGGACGGGGCCCGGCCGGGCGGGGGCCGGTACGAACGGCGTTGTCATGCTCGCCAGCATGCCGAGACGGGCGGCCCGACGGCACCCCCGCGGGCGGATCCAGGACATCGGAAAGGCGAACGGGTCGGCGACCGGCGAGCCCACCAGGAGCCTGCCGGGACGCGGGCCGGCCGAACCGCGGCTCCGGGCGCGCACACCGGGCCACCGGCCGGGCGGGCCAGGCGGGACGACCAGGCCGGGCAGGACGGCCCGCTGGGCGCTCGTACCGCGTCCGGACCGGAATCAACCGGCACGGTGGTTGCCCAGGACGAGGTCGGTTTTGAACGCGTTGCGCTCCAGCAGCCAGCCCTCGGCGCGCAGCTTGCCCATCAGGTCGGCGCGCAGCCGCACCGCCTCGCCGAAGGTGTCCGCCTTGGCGGTGATCTCGGTGAACCAGGACTCCCGCCCGTCCCCGTCGCACAGCGGGGTGATCTGCATCTCCACCGCGTGACCGAGGATCTCGCCGGGGTAGTTGGTCTGCCGGACCGGCCCGTGGATCAGGGGTGCGGCCGCGACGGCCTCCGCCCAACCCGCGGGTTTGGCGGGCCACTTCCGCATCTTTCCGGGCAGCCGGTCGAGCGCGATGGCCCGGCACGCGACCGGATCCGGCAGCGCGCCCGGTGCGAGGTCCGGCGCGGGCTCGCGCTTCTTGTTGGAGAAGTCGAGCGTGGCCCGCGAGTAGCTGAGGTTGACCTGCGGGTCGTAGTTGGTGTCCCGGCAGTCGAAGCGGTGCGCGTTGGCCCGGTCGAGGGCCTCCTCGACGGCGGCGAGGTCCGTCCCGTCGCCGACGATGTCGAACCGCGTCTTGTAGGTCAGCCGCAGCCGGTCCTCGGCACCGTCGTGGCGGAACCGGATGATCCAGCCCTGTCCGGCGAAGCTCAGCTCCGCGTCGTCCATGTACTGGGCCACCTCGAAGCCGCTCGACTCCCCGAGCCCGAGCGCGCCGGCGGCCCGGCCGAGGGGGGCGCCGTCGGCGCCCAGGATCCGGCGGGGGTCGACGAGCAGCTTGACCTGGTAGGTCGGCGCGGCATTGGGCGCGGTGGTGGGCTCGGCCTGGCCGACGGCCGCTTCATCCGCCCCATCCACCCCATCCGCAACCGCTGCCTCACCCGTCGCCGCTTCACCGACCGCTGCCTCACCGACCGGCGCCCACGTGGCTGTCCCCACCACCGACCCCCTCGAACTCCCGCGAAACCAAACCCGTCGACCCCTCAACCCGTCACGTGGAACACACACCACCAGTCCGGACGAAAGCCGCGGAACCGGACAGGTGAACGGCACGTGAATTGAGGCCGGGACCAATGTCCTGACCTGCGGGGTCGTCCGACCTTACGGGGTACGGGAAGTCGGCGCACGCTCCGTCGCCATCTCGTGACGCGGGCGCGCCCCCGCCCGGGCCCCGGCCCGCGGGGGTCAGCCCGCGGGTGACGGGATGAATCCGGAGGCGTGGAAGTAGCCGATGCACGCGTCGAGGAACGCGGCGTCGACGGGTGGGCAGCTCAGTCCGCTGCCCGCGAGGTCGGCGTCGATCCGCTCCCGGCCGAGGGCCGGGAAGTGATCGGTCGTGCAGAGTTCCTCAAGTGTGAGGTCGCTGCCGGCGGCCAGGGTGGTGAACCGGGGAGCGAACGGCGCGAAGGAGTGGCCCGGCCGCTCGGCCAGATGGGCTTCCATCGCCCCGGTCCAGCGGTGGTAGCCGACGGTCTCGATCCGGTGCCCGTGGACGCGCAGCCGCTGGACGAGGTCGGCGAGGAGCGCCTCGCGCGGGTTCACGTGGTGGTACGTCTGCCCCTGGGCCTCCCGGTGCGTGGCGAGGTGGGTGATCGAGGCGGCCACGTGGTCCACGGGGACGAAGTTGAGGGCCACGGGCAGGTCGGGGGCCAGCCCCAGCTCCGTGATCACCTTGAACAGTTCGCAGAGGGCGGCTCCGCTGTCCCAGGTGTGGCTGAGCGTGTCGCCGGTGATCTCGTGCGGCCGGTGGACGGCCACCGGCAGCCCGGCGCGGGCGGCCTTGCGCAGCAGTTCCTCGGCGATCCACTTGCTCTCGGTGTACCCCATGGAGAGCAGCTCGACGTGGTCGAGCTGGGTGTCCTCGCTCACCTCGCGCACCCCGGCCGCGCCGAATCCGTGCACCACCCCGATGGTGGAGACGTAGTGCAGCGGTACGGCCCGGCGCGCCGCGAGCGCGATCAGTTCCCCGGTGCCGTCGACGTTGGCGGGACGCAACTGCTCATAGGGATAGAGGAAGTTGACGTCGGCTCCGCAGTGGTGGATGACGTCCGCGCGGGCGGCCTGGTGGTCGAACTCGGCCTCCGTCAGCCCGAGGCGGGGCGCCGCCAGGTCGCCGAGCAGCGGGTGGATCCGTTCGGCGGGCAGCGGCCGGGTGATGCCGTGGCGCCGCTGCGCCCGGGCGATCCTGCGGTGGGCGTGCGCGAGGTCCCGGGCGCGGACCAGCAGGTGCAGCTCGGCGTCGGTGCGGTCGAGCAGGGTGCGCAGCAGGTGGGCGCCGAGGAAGCCGCTGGCCCCGGTGAGCAGTACGTGGCGCGGCACCCGCCAGTCGGGGCGGTCGTGCGCGGTGATGGGGACGGGGGTGACGCGCGGGACCGGCCGCTCCAGATCGGCGAGCCAGCGGCCCGCGACGGGCGCCCCGCGCGGGGTCGACCGGTCGTGGACGGTGGCCTCGACGGCGACGATGAAGGCCTTGAGGGTGGGCTGGTTCAGGAGGTCGCCGACCAGCCGGTAGCTGTGCGCGCCGCCGATGGACAGGGCGGCCTGGACGGTGTTGACGAGCTGGGCGGCGATCAGGGAGTTCCCGCCGCGGACGAAGAAGTCGTCGTCGGGGGCGTGCGAAACGTCCTGCGGAAGGGTCTGTTCCCAGATCCGCGAGACGAGGGCGGCAATGGTCTCGGCCGTGGCCTCGCCCACGCCCTCGCCCACGCCCTCACCCTCGCCCTCGCCCTCGCCCGTGGCCGGGGACGGCGCCAGGGCGAGCAGCGCGGCCCGGTCCACCTTGCCGTTCGCGGCCAGGGGCAGCCGGTCGAGCACGGTGATCGTCGCCGGGACCATGAACGCGGGCAGCCGCTCGGCGAGGTGGGCGCGCAGTTCCCGTACGTCCGGGTGGCGGCCGGGCCGGGTGGCGGCCGCGAACAGGGCGAGGTGGCGGGTGGCGCCGTCCTCGCGGGCGAGCACCACGGAGTCGGTGATCGCCGGGTGGGTCGC
This is a stretch of genomic DNA from Streptomyces sp. NBC_00536. It encodes these proteins:
- a CDS encoding amino acid adenylation domain-containing protein; amino-acid sequence: MTETVVDPAGRADENVHARPVAELFFERARRYAERLAVDEPGGTRYTYAELALHVREFASGLRSLGVTPGAVVAVAGSRGPQACVALLGVVCAGATYLPLDPTLPAARVTGMLEDAEALAVVRLPGAGSVDPEIAPTWDHERILAAGRAQLRKGEGVGAGIRADVPAYVMFTSGTTGRPKAVPVPQRGLVRLSVGNGFFDVRPTDRVLHAATLSFDASVLEMWPALLNGACLVPADSTLLLAPYALAAFLREQEITVLFATTSVFHHIAHERPETFAGLRYVLTGGEALRPDAARRVLEQGRPERLINAYGPTETACVAVAHQVEAVPEGATGIPIGRPIADTVCLVLREDGTRAGPGEEGELWIGGPAVAAGYLGNPAESARRFVTLEAGSGNPESGAEYGAERGRFYRTGDFVRRHADGEMEFCGRRDDQVKVRGFRIEPDEIRDAVATHPAITDSVVLAREDGATRHLALFAAATRPGRHPDVRELRAHLAERLPAFMVPATITVLDRLPLAANGKVDRAALLALAPSPATGEGEGEGEGVGEGVGEATAETIAALVSRIWEQTLPQDVSHAPDDDFFVRGGNSLIAAQLVNTVQAALSIGGAHSYRLVGDLLNQPTLKAFIVAVEATVHDRSTPRGAPVAGRWLADLERPVPRVTPVPITAHDRPDWRVPRHVLLTGASGFLGAHLLRTLLDRTDAELHLLVRARDLAHAHRRIARAQRRHGITRPLPAERIHPLLGDLAAPRLGLTEAEFDHQAARADVIHHCGADVNFLYPYEQLRPANVDGTGELIALAARRAVPLHYVSTIGVVHGFGAAGVREVSEDTQLDHVELLSMGYTESKWIAEELLRKAARAGLPVAVHRPHEITGDTLSHTWDSGAALCELFKVITELGLAPDLPVALNFVPVDHVAASITHLATHREAQGQTYHHVNPREALLADLVQRLRVHGHRIETVGYHRWTGAMEAHLAERPGHSFAPFAPRFTTLAAGSDLTLEELCTTDHFPALGRERIDADLAGSGLSCPPVDAAFLDACIGYFHASGFIPSPAG